One genomic segment of Cellulophaga sp. HaHaR_3_176 includes these proteins:
- a CDS encoding glycosyltransferase family 39 protein, whose amino-acid sequence MPKLPKLFIYLLGLLFIINIIQSSFTELIYDEAYYWYYSQNMAWGYFDHPPMMALMIKISSLFFDGELGVRFMTCVLSAGTPILLWLLIDNPKKKDYVIHFFVLIFSMTLLNAYGFFTLPDTPLLFFTTLFLYLYKKFISTPTFILSIGLGFVMAALMYSKYHAVLVIVFVLLSNLKLVFNKYAWLAVFTALLCYTPHFYWLYENDFASIAYHIFERPNSAYNFNQFTLGFFLNLLALFGFTFFWIYKALIKNDTKNLFQKALVYLSYGVILFFFISSFNRRIQTQWIIIISIPLVVIAFNYMLVNENARKWIYRMGIVNIFILIFLRFALVFEQISPIHYESHGAKKWVVEMAKKVGKTPVIFENSYTKPSLYTFYSGNTSFGMNNVRYRRNQYSLDDSESKVQHKKVVLIIPEKPNSDYTFEFPKNKIGSGTIINDFESFRKLRVILNEKEISKKRKDSIAFKVYNPYSEDIDLKKIKYNIAFHDSYRHPKSVVPIKVTLNDKKLTVLKAKDTTYYTFKLPEINIEDPGYFKVSISENGFYPGLNGDNIKLVE is encoded by the coding sequence ATGCCAAAACTGCCTAAATTATTCATCTATCTATTAGGATTGCTTTTTATAATTAACATTATACAAAGTTCTTTTACTGAGCTAATTTATGACGAAGCATACTATTGGTATTATTCACAAAACATGGCCTGGGGTTATTTTGATCATCCTCCGATGATGGCCTTGATGATAAAAATAAGTAGTTTGTTTTTCGACGGAGAACTTGGTGTTCGTTTTATGACTTGTGTTTTATCTGCTGGCACCCCTATTCTACTTTGGCTGCTTATTGATAATCCGAAGAAAAAAGATTACGTTATTCATTTTTTCGTTCTCATTTTTTCTATGACACTGCTTAATGCATATGGTTTTTTTACATTACCAGATACTCCTTTGTTATTTTTTACTACGCTTTTTCTTTACTTATATAAAAAGTTTATTAGTACACCTACATTTATACTTTCCATAGGCTTAGGTTTTGTAATGGCCGCACTTATGTACAGTAAGTATCATGCAGTTTTAGTTATTGTTTTTGTACTGCTTTCTAATTTAAAACTAGTATTTAATAAATATGCTTGGTTAGCTGTTTTCACTGCTTTACTTTGTTACACCCCGCATTTTTATTGGCTTTACGAAAATGATTTCGCAAGCATTGCATATCATATTTTTGAAAGACCTAATAGTGCTTATAACTTCAATCAATTTACACTTGGCTTTTTTTTAAATTTATTAGCCTTATTTGGTTTTACTTTTTTTTGGATCTATAAAGCACTTATTAAAAACGACACTAAAAATCTTTTTCAAAAAGCATTAGTGTATTTAAGTTATGGTGTAATCTTATTTTTCTTCATATCTAGTTTTAATAGAAGAATTCAAACTCAATGGATTATTATTATATCTATCCCGCTTGTCGTTATTGCTTTTAACTATATGTTAGTAAATGAAAATGCTAGAAAATGGATTTACAGAATGGGAATTGTAAATATTTTTATATTGATATTTTTGCGTTTCGCTTTAGTTTTTGAGCAAATTTCACCCATACATTACGAATCTCATGGAGCTAAAAAATGGGTTGTAGAAATGGCGAAAAAAGTAGGCAAAACTCCTGTTATTTTCGAAAATTCATATACAAAACCCTCATTATATACTTTTTATTCTGGCAATACTTCTTTTGGCATGAATAACGTTAGGTACCGACGAAATCAATATTCCTTAGATGATTCTGAATCAAAAGTTCAGCACAAAAAAGTTGTTTTAATTATTCCTGAAAAGCCTAATAGTGATTACACTTTTGAATTTCCTAAAAATAAAATCGGCAGTGGTACAATCATTAATGATTTTGAATCGTTTAGAAAACTAAGAGTTATACTTAATGAAAAAGAAATTTCTAAAAAAAGGAAAGATAGTATAGCTTTTAAAGTTTACAACCCGTATTCGGAAGATATAGATTTGAAAAAAATAAAATACAATATTGCTTTTCATGATTCATACCGACACCCAAAAAGTGTAGTACCGATAAAGGTTACCCTTAATGATAAAAAACTTACTGTTTTAAAAGCTAAGGATACTACATATTATACTTTTAAGTTGCCCGAAATTAATATTGAAGATCCAGGTTATTTTAAAGTTTCTATTTCCGAAAATGGTTTTTACCCTGGTTTAAATGGCGATAATATTAAATTGGTAGAATGA
- a CDS encoding DUF4271 domain-containing protein, translated as MKEAFLRNIFDTDWITIILCVSILSIVFAKRFFYGRFINFIILPFNNKYIFLYNKKDKLSHWFTIFFSVFQFINLALFIYLINSIFGVSDQKNNPYFYVIILVIVILYIVAKVLLLLANAFIFNISSVISEFIFKKISYLNYSSLIMFGANILLTYVVSDSKTVVYASLLLIILINGIGWITVLKNHQKLITNNFFYFILYLCALEITPLVLIGDYFKD; from the coding sequence ATGAAAGAAGCTTTTTTAAGAAACATATTCGATACCGATTGGATTACAATTATATTATGTGTTAGCATATTATCTATTGTTTTTGCCAAGCGATTTTTCTATGGACGATTTATCAATTTTATAATTCTACCTTTTAACAACAAGTACATATTTTTATATAATAAAAAAGATAAATTATCACACTGGTTTACCATATTCTTTTCTGTGTTTCAATTTATCAATCTAGCTTTATTTATATACTTAATAAATTCAATTTTTGGCGTTAGTGATCAAAAAAACAACCCCTATTTTTATGTCATAATTCTTGTTATAGTAATCTTATATATAGTAGCTAAAGTGCTCTTATTGTTAGCAAATGCCTTTATTTTCAACATTTCAAGTGTTATTTCAGAATTTATTTTTAAGAAAATTTCCTACTTAAACTACAGTAGTCTTATCATGTTTGGTGCTAATATTTTACTTACATACGTCGTAAGCGACTCTAAAACTGTAGTTTACGCAAGTCTTCTGCTAATTATCTTAATTAATGGCATAGGATGGATTACAGTATTGAAGAATCATCAAAAATTAATAACAAATAATTTTTTCTATTTTATTTTGTACCTTTGCGCACTCGAAATTACACCTCTAGTGTTAATTGGAGACTACTTTAAAGATTGA
- a CDS encoding uroporphyrinogen-III synthase gives MKVKTILVSQPEPKMENSPYSRLIDKEKVKVDFRPFIHVEGVDAKTVRQQKIDLNNYTAIILTSRNAVDHFFRIAEEMRFKVPDSMKYFCQSEAVAYYLQKYVVYRKRKIYVGKMNFLDLSTLFKKYKDEKFLLPSSDTLKQIVPETLDALELNWTRGIFYKTVVSDLSDLKDVYYDILVFFSPSGIESLLKNFPDFKQNETRIAVFGNSTVNAATDAGLRIDIKAPTPDTPSMTMALQKYIAGLNKK, from the coding sequence ATGAAAGTAAAAACGATTTTGGTTTCTCAACCAGAACCGAAAATGGAAAATTCTCCATATTCAAGACTTATAGATAAGGAAAAGGTGAAAGTAGACTTTAGACCTTTTATCCATGTCGAAGGCGTAGATGCCAAAACTGTTAGACAACAAAAAATTGATTTAAACAATTACACTGCTATTATTCTTACGAGTAGAAATGCAGTAGATCACTTTTTCAGAATTGCAGAGGAAATGCGCTTTAAAGTGCCTGACTCTATGAAGTATTTCTGCCAATCGGAAGCTGTTGCTTACTACTTACAGAAATATGTAGTATACAGAAAACGTAAAATTTATGTTGGGAAAATGAATTTTCTTGACCTTTCTACTTTATTTAAAAAGTATAAAGATGAAAAATTCTTACTACCTTCTTCTGATACATTAAAGCAGATTGTTCCTGAAACTTTAGATGCTCTTGAACTTAATTGGACTAGAGGTATTTTTTACAAAACTGTTGTTAGTGATTTATCTGATTTAAAAGATGTTTATTACGACATTCTTGTATTCTTTAGCCCTTCTGGAATAGAGTCTTTACTTAAAAACTTTCCTGATTTCAAACAAAACGAAACTAGGATTGCTGTTTTCGGAAACTCTACTGTTAATGCTGCTACAGATGCTGGTTTAAGAATAGACATTAAAGCTCCTACGCCAGATACTCCATCTATGACAATGGCGCTTCAAAAATACATTGCTGGCTTAAATAAAAAATAA
- the pckA gene encoding phosphoenolpyruvate carboxykinase (ATP), with amino-acid sequence MSKIAKTISLESYGIKSGTIHYQLSPEELQSITLKKGMGKEASSGSLSINTGEFTGRSPMDRFIVKDDITKDKVWWGNINIPFEPSAFDKLYDKVIKYLGNKEIYVRDSYACADEDYKLNIRVINEYPWSNMFAYNMFLRPTEKELENFEPEWTVVNAPGFMAVAKEDGTRQHNFAILNFTKKIALIGGTGYTGEIKKGIFSALNFILPVYKNTLPMHCSANVGKDGDTAIFFGLSGTGKTTLSADPNRKLIGDDEHGWTKENTVFNFEGGCYAKVINLSAENEPEIYGAIKKGALLENVVLDSNGVVDFSDTSITQNTRVSYPIHHIENIQEPSTGDNPKNIFFLTADAFGVLPPISKLTPSQAAYHFISGYTAKVAGTEAGVVEPTPNFSACFGAPFMPLHPTAYAEMLSKKMTEAGVNVWLVNTGWTGGPYGIGTRMKLKYTRAMITAALNGDLGLYSYDKYHIHSVFGVAQPRECPGVPTSVLSPRATWDNDEKYYTTAFKLANAFRENFKKFESYASEEIRRGGPQRYGF; translated from the coding sequence ATGAGTAAAATTGCGAAAACGATTTCGTTAGAATCGTACGGTATCAAATCTGGCACTATTCATTATCAATTATCACCAGAAGAACTACAGAGTATTACTTTAAAAAAGGGAATGGGTAAAGAGGCTTCTTCAGGTTCTTTATCAATTAATACAGGTGAATTTACAGGTAGGTCTCCGATGGATCGATTTATTGTGAAAGACGATATTACAAAAGATAAAGTTTGGTGGGGGAATATTAATATTCCGTTTGAGCCATCTGCTTTTGACAAATTGTATGACAAAGTCATTAAGTATTTAGGAAATAAAGAAATTTATGTGCGAGACAGTTATGCTTGTGCAGACGAAGATTATAAACTAAATATTAGAGTTATAAACGAGTACCCATGGTCTAATATGTTTGCTTATAACATGTTTTTAAGACCTACAGAAAAAGAATTAGAAAACTTTGAACCAGAGTGGACTGTTGTAAATGCGCCTGGTTTTATGGCTGTAGCAAAAGAAGATGGCACACGCCAACATAATTTTGCAATATTAAATTTTACAAAAAAAATAGCACTAATTGGTGGTACTGGTTATACAGGTGAAATTAAAAAAGGAATTTTTTCGGCCTTAAATTTTATATTACCAGTATATAAAAATACACTTCCAATGCATTGCTCTGCTAATGTTGGAAAAGATGGTGATACGGCAATTTTCTTTGGACTATCAGGTACTGGAAAAACGACTTTATCAGCAGATCCGAATAGAAAATTAATTGGAGATGATGAACACGGTTGGACTAAAGAAAATACAGTGTTTAATTTTGAAGGTGGTTGTTACGCGAAAGTAATTAACCTTTCTGCAGAAAATGAACCAGAAATATATGGAGCAATCAAAAAAGGAGCTTTATTAGAAAACGTTGTTTTAGATAGTAATGGAGTTGTTGATTTTTCAGATACTTCGATTACTCAAAATACAAGAGTAAGTTACCCAATTCACCATATTGAAAATATTCAAGAACCATCAACAGGTGATAACCCTAAAAATATTTTCTTTTTAACTGCAGATGCTTTTGGGGTTTTACCTCCAATATCTAAATTGACGCCGAGTCAAGCAGCATATCATTTTATTTCAGGCTATACAGCAAAAGTCGCAGGAACAGAGGCGGGTGTTGTAGAACCTACACCTAATTTTTCTGCTTGTTTTGGAGCGCCATTTATGCCGTTACATCCTACGGCATATGCTGAAATGTTAAGTAAAAAAATGACAGAAGCAGGTGTTAATGTGTGGTTGGTTAATACAGGTTGGACAGGTGGCCCTTATGGTATAGGTACTAGAATGAAGTTGAAGTATACTAGGGCAATGATTACAGCAGCCTTAAACGGCGATTTAGGACTGTATTCTTACGATAAGTATCACATACATTCAGTATTTGGTGTAGCGCAACCTAGAGAGTGCCCAGGAGTGCCAACAAGTGTCTTGAGTCCGAGAGCTACTTGGGACAATGATGAGAAATACTATACAACAGCATTTAAATTAGCAAATGCTTTTAGAGAAAATTTTAAAAAGTTTGAATCTTATGCAAGTGAAGAAATACGTCGTGGAGGTCCGCAGCGTTATGGATTTTAA
- a CDS encoding DUF423 domain-containing protein codes for MNKTILCTGAVFGLLSVVLGAFGSHGLKELITEDSLSSFNTGVTYQMYHALLLLVIGSISKISEKHKKMIYVFITTGIVLFSFSIYFLATNSLTSVNFKPIFFLTPIGGLLLIMGWVLLFYSALKNSK; via the coding sequence ATGAACAAAACAATTTTATGTACTGGAGCTGTTTTCGGATTACTATCTGTAGTATTAGGAGCTTTTGGGTCTCATGGCTTAAAAGAGTTAATTACAGAAGATTCTTTAAGTAGTTTTAATACTGGTGTTACATACCAAATGTATCATGCTTTACTGCTTTTAGTGATTGGTAGTATTTCTAAAATTTCTGAAAAGCATAAAAAAATGATTTATGTTTTTATAACAACAGGTATTGTGCTATTTTCTTTTTCAATCTATTTTTTAGCCACAAATAGTCTTACAAGCGTAAATTTTAAACCCATATTTTTCTTAACACCTATTGGCGGTCTACTGCTTATTATGGGTTGGGTTTTGCTGTTTTATAGCGCTTTAAAAAATTCTAAATAA
- a CDS encoding saccharopine dehydrogenase family protein, with translation MLRNILVIGAGKSTSYLLDYFLEKSESENLKIIIADLNPNHISQKFKDHAHFEIKMLDILDREARQQTIKEVDIVVSMLPAFLHIKVAKDCILFEKHLVTASYVSDEIKLLNDKAKDKGLVFMNEIGLDPGVDHMSALQFIDKIKEDGGKMLLFESFTGGLVAPECDTNLWNYKFTWNPRNVVLAGQGGTAKFVQEGTDKYIPYHKLFRRTEFVDVDDFGKFEVYANRDSLKYREAYGLEDVLTLYRGTMRRVGFSKAWDMFVQLGVTDDTYTIENSEGMSYRAFINLFLPYSPTNTVELKLRHYLNIDQDDIMWEKLKELNLFDTTKIITLKNATPAQILQEILEEDWTLADTDKDMIVMYHKFGYEINGEKKQIDASMVVVGENRSHTAMSKTVGLPVAIATLLILNKKITTPGVQIPIQKEVYKPILKELETYGIIFKEKEVPYVGYNISTPKN, from the coding sequence ATGCTACGTAATATACTTGTAATTGGTGCCGGAAAATCTACTTCTTACTTATTAGACTACTTTTTAGAGAAATCAGAAAGTGAAAATTTAAAGATTATAATTGCCGATTTAAACCCAAATCATATCTCTCAAAAATTTAAAGATCACGCACATTTTGAAATAAAGATGCTCGATATTTTAGATAGAGAAGCCCGACAACAAACAATAAAAGAAGTTGATATTGTTGTTTCTATGCTTCCTGCTTTTTTGCATATTAAAGTTGCAAAAGATTGTATTTTATTTGAAAAACATTTAGTTACGGCATCTTACGTTAGTGATGAAATAAAATTGCTTAATGATAAGGCGAAAGATAAAGGGCTCGTTTTTATGAATGAAATAGGTCTTGACCCTGGTGTTGACCATATGAGTGCCCTACAATTTATTGATAAAATAAAAGAAGATGGAGGTAAAATGCTTCTGTTTGAATCTTTTACAGGTGGTTTAGTTGCACCTGAATGTGACACCAATTTATGGAATTACAAATTTACTTGGAACCCTAGAAATGTAGTATTAGCTGGGCAAGGCGGAACTGCTAAATTTGTACAAGAAGGTACCGATAAATATATACCATATCATAAATTATTTAGAAGAACAGAATTTGTTGATGTTGATGATTTTGGAAAGTTTGAAGTATACGCCAATAGAGATTCTTTAAAATATAGAGAAGCTTATGGCTTAGAAGATGTGCTTACACTTTATAGAGGTACTATGAGAAGAGTTGGTTTTTCTAAGGCTTGGGATATGTTTGTACAATTAGGTGTTACTGATGACACTTATACTATCGAGAATTCTGAAGGAATGTCGTACCGAGCATTTATCAATTTGTTTTTACCATATTCACCAACAAATACAGTCGAACTTAAACTGCGCCACTATTTAAACATTGATCAAGATGATATAATGTGGGAAAAGCTAAAAGAGCTAAACCTATTTGATACCACAAAAATTATCACATTAAAAAATGCTACACCTGCTCAAATCCTACAAGAAATATTAGAAGAAGATTGGACTTTAGCTGATACTGATAAAGATATGATTGTAATGTACCATAAGTTTGGTTACGAAATAAATGGCGAGAAAAAACAAATAGACGCTAGTATGGTGGTTGTAGGTGAAAATCGTTCACATACTGCAATGTCTAAAACTGTTGGGTTGCCCGTTGCCATTGCAACATTACTTATTCTGAATAAAAAAATTACGACTCCTGGTGTTCAAATACCGATACAAAAAGAAGTGTACAAACCTATTTTGAAAGAATTAGAAACTTATGGAATAATTTTTAAAGAGAAAGAGGTGCCTTACGTTGGCTATAATATTTCAACTCCAAAAAACTAA
- a CDS encoding Lrp/AsnC ligand binding domain-containing protein, giving the protein MKIDNENVKIDGIDKKILRFLMSDARTPVLEIARKIGISGAAIHQRLRKLESSGLIAGSKFVINPKALGYSTMAYVGIYLDKAMSNPSAVKELEKIPEVLECHYTTGNWSILIKVLCRDNEHLMQVLNINIQQIGGVSRTETFISLDQQIERQITI; this is encoded by the coding sequence ATGAAAATTGATAATGAAAATGTAAAAATTGACGGAATAGACAAGAAGATATTAAGGTTTTTAATGTCTGATGCTAGAACACCAGTTTTAGAAATTGCTAGAAAAATCGGGATTTCAGGTGCTGCTATTCATCAACGATTAAGAAAATTAGAAAGCTCTGGTTTAATTGCAGGTTCTAAATTTGTTATCAACCCAAAGGCATTAGGTTATTCTACTATGGCATATGTGGGTATTTATTTAGATAAAGCAATGAGCAACCCATCTGCAGTAAAGGAGTTAGAGAAAATTCCTGAAGTATTAGAGTGTCATTATACCACTGGTAACTGGTCTATATTAATTAAAGTGCTTTGCAGAGATAATGAGCATTTAATGCAGGTATTAAACATCAACATTCAACAAATAGGCGGGGTCTCGCGAACAGAAACATTTATATCGCTAGACCAACAAATAGAAAGACAGATTACTATTTAA
- a CDS encoding zinc metallopeptidase, producing MIGYYILIGGIALASWLVSRKLKSKFEFYSKVHLRNGMSGAEIAEKMLADHGIRDVKVISTPGMLTDHYNPSNKTVNLSEGVYNQRNASAAAVAAHECGHAVQHATAYQWLGLRSNLVPIVNVTSSMSIWVVFGGLMVGAAAGFGFGYWVAVAGLVMMSFATIFSLVTLPVEYDASNRALAWLKAKNIVTQEEYKGSEDALKWAARTYLIAAIGSVATLAYWALQVFGGRRD from the coding sequence ATGATAGGATATTATATATTAATAGGTGGTATTGCGTTAGCCAGCTGGTTGGTAAGCAGAAAGTTGAAAAGTAAGTTTGAGTTTTATTCAAAAGTGCATTTGCGTAACGGAATGAGTGGTGCTGAAATTGCAGAAAAAATGCTTGCAGATCATGGTATTAGAGATGTAAAGGTAATTTCTACACCAGGGATGCTTACAGACCATTACAACCCGTCTAATAAAACAGTAAATTTAAGTGAGGGTGTTTATAACCAACGTAATGCATCTGCAGCAGCAGTAGCGGCACATGAGTGTGGGCATGCAGTACAACATGCAACAGCATACCAATGGTTAGGTTTAAGATCTAATTTAGTTCCTATTGTAAATGTTACTTCTAGTATGTCTATTTGGGTCGTTTTTGGTGGACTAATGGTAGGTGCCGCTGCAGGATTTGGATTTGGGTATTGGGTTGCAGTTGCAGGTTTGGTTATGATGAGTTTTGCGACAATATTTAGTTTGGTTACGTTGCCTGTTGAATATGATGCTAGTAATAGAGCTTTAGCATGGTTAAAGGCAAAAAATATAGTAACCCAAGAAGAATATAAAGGTTCTGAAGATGCATTAAAATGGGCGGCAAGAACGTATTTAATAGCTGCAATTGGCTCTGTGGCAACATTAGCATATTGGGCATTGCAAGTATTTGGTGGTAGAAGAGATTAA
- the ald gene encoding alanine dehydrogenase, which translates to MKVGIPKEIKNNESRVGMTPGGVFELVKNGHEVFVQSTAGDNSGFTDESYIEAGAAILDTIEEVYAIAEMIVKVKEPIEQEYSLIRKDQIVFTYFHFASSEPLTKAMIASGAVCIAYETVEDRDGGLPLLTPMSEVAGRMSIQQGAKYLEKPVKGRGLLLGGVPGVPPGKVLILGAGVVGMQAAKMASGLGAQVTILDVDMKRLRYANDVLPNNCTTLFSNEYNIREFVQTHDLIIGGVLLKGKKAPNLITRDMLKTMKSGAVIVDVAVDQGGCVETTRPTTHEDPIYIIDEIVHYSVANMPGAVPYTSTIALTNVTTSYATKIANMGWKKALASDPGLQKGLNISQGEVVYKEIIEAFDWVS; encoded by the coding sequence ATGAAAGTAGGTATCCCTAAGGAAATTAAAAACAACGAGAGTCGTGTAGGTATGACTCCAGGTGGTGTTTTCGAACTTGTAAAGAATGGCCATGAGGTATTCGTTCAATCTACTGCAGGTGATAATAGTGGTTTTACAGATGAATCTTATATAGAAGCTGGTGCAGCTATCCTTGATACTATTGAGGAAGTTTATGCTATTGCTGAAATGATTGTTAAGGTAAAAGAGCCTATTGAACAAGAGTATAGCTTAATCAGAAAAGATCAGATTGTTTTTACATATTTCCATTTTGCATCAAGCGAGCCATTAACTAAAGCAATGATTGCTAGTGGCGCTGTTTGTATTGCTTATGAAACAGTTGAAGATAGGGATGGTGGTTTACCATTATTAACACCAATGTCTGAAGTTGCAGGTAGAATGTCTATTCAGCAAGGAGCAAAATATTTAGAGAAGCCTGTAAAAGGTCGTGGTCTATTATTAGGCGGTGTACCAGGGGTTCCTCCAGGAAAAGTTTTAATATTAGGTGCAGGTGTAGTAGGGATGCAAGCAGCTAAAATGGCATCTGGCTTAGGTGCTCAGGTTACTATTTTAGATGTTGATATGAAACGTTTGCGTTATGCAAATGATGTTTTACCAAACAACTGTACTACTTTATTTTCTAACGAATACAACATTAGAGAATTTGTACAAACACATGATTTAATTATCGGTGGTGTATTATTAAAAGGTAAAAAAGCACCAAACTTAATTACTAGAGATATGCTTAAGACGATGAAGTCTGGAGCTGTAATTGTTGATGTTGCTGTAGATCAAGGTGGTTGTGTTGAAACTACAAGACCAACAACTCATGAAGATCCTATTTATATTATTGATGAAATTGTACATTATTCTGTAGCAAACATGCCAGGTGCTGTACCTTACACATCTACTATAGCATTAACAAACGTGACAACGAGTTATGCTACAAAAATTGCAAACATGGGATGGAAAAAAGCATTAGCATCTGATCCAGGGTTACAAAAAGGTTTAAATATCTCTCAAGGTGAAGTAGTTTATAAAGAAATTATTGAAGCTTTTGACTGGGTTTCTTAG